CTTTTTGAAGTTGCTAGTGAATCTTTATATGACCAATCAATTATATAATtgatcttattttcattttttagtgTGACGGAAGAAGTTAAGGAAAACCTGATGTCATCTGCTGCTAATGAACTGAGAGACATTGAGCAGACTTTGATGAAGCACATAGCAATGGAATTAAGGGATGAAGACCCACatcagtttgtttatgcttATACGTCAGGTGAGGCTGAAGGTTTTCAGAAGTAAATGAGCAATGCTTCCGTAAAGGATGCATGTTATATTCATGTCTTATATTTTCATGCCTGTTTCTCTGTTCTCTATAGTGATTggaaatcaatcaatctctctctctctctctctctctctctctctctctctctctctctctctctctctctctctctctctctctctctctctctctctctctctctctctctctctctctctctctctctctctctctctctctctctctctctcgctgaaggTTAATTTAACTTTTTGCCTTTGTTATCTTCTATCTACTATAAATACTAAAATAATTTCAGGTATTCAAGAATACATTGAAGCCCTGTCATTTCATTACTTCTTGATGAGTGGCACAATAGTCAGTCACAATGAGGCACAGAAGAAAGTGACCTtcggggatggggaggaggacaaAGCAGATGTGGTGCCCCTTAGTGTCCTTCTGCAGCCCAAGGAATACATTCTGGGCATTGCTGACCTCACAGGCGAACTCATGCGTTTCTGTATTAAGTGTGTCAGCACTGGAGACTTTGACAAATGTTACAAGATCTGTGACATTCTCAAAACAATGCATGGAGGCTTCCTCTCTCTAGGTTACATTCCAGCCAAGGAGCTGTACCACAAAATGATGGTGTTCAAGTCAAGTTTACACAAAGTAGAAGAGGCATGTTATTCTTTGCAGCTACGGAAGTCTGAAGTTCCTGCTGATATGCTGAG
This genomic interval from Portunus trituberculatus isolate SZX2019 chromosome 35, ASM1759143v1, whole genome shotgun sequence contains the following:
- the LOC123513209 gene encoding translin-associated protein X-like, which translates into the protein MAELQEPVLKPERKGSREVPEICQDSQLMMKFREYSKMLDEKNDKYERIYKTSRDVTVRSKRVIFTLHRIPGVTEEVKENLMSSAANELRDIEQTLMKHIAMELRDEDPHQFVYAYTSGIQEYIEALSFHYFLMSGTIVSHNEAQKKVTFGDGEEDKADVVPLSVLLQPKEYILGIADLTGELMRFCIKCVSTGDFDKCYKICDILKTMHGGFLSLGYIPAKELYHKMMVFKSSLHKVEEACYSLQLRKSEVPADMLSDVFEMYDADENHAHFM